One Anolis carolinensis isolate JA03-04 chromosome 4, rAnoCar3.1.pri, whole genome shotgun sequence DNA window includes the following coding sequences:
- the ccdc102b gene encoding coiled-coil domain-containing protein 102B isoform X2, whose protein sequence is MEKRDHENTYSNSNPNLIPLRVSPPLPYQPCMYIYDNIDWEVCEELRLRECEEVKAKAAQMENKMHWWSDCTGNWRKKWSTIRAEKNKAYEEGRQLKLQLEESMKELNSLKKINEALLAERAEIETQNIWKSSFGSSEKCWIKIDPLEKDSLKFVQSKNIFEIENIFQEFYANGYPLKDHQDVRINLETPVFHEDFLTSKDSPIHCQNDEIVHISVLLLHMYKSQKILQKEQKIRSALEKEIEKVKSEKSLWKWKYEELQRGKQGKQFYIHNDLDQTNVEKKNRILGERL, encoded by the exons ATGGAAAAAAGAGATCATGAAAATACATATAGCAACAGCAATCCAAATTTAATACCTCTGAGAGTCTCTCCACCTTTGCCCTATCAGccatgtatgtatatttatgacAACATTGATTGGGAAGTTTGTGAGGAGCTAAGACTTCGGGAGTGTGAAGAAGTCAAAGCCAAGGCAGCCCAAATGGAGAACAAAATGCATTGGTGGTCAGACTGCACTGGGAACTGGAGGAAGAAATGGAGCACAATAAGAGCAGAAAAAAATAAAGCTTATGAGGAGGGAAGGCAACTGAAGCTTCAGTTGGAAGAGTCAATGAAAGAGCTGAATTCtctgaaaaaaataaatgaagcTTTGCTTGCCGAAAGGGCAGAAATTGAAActcaaaacatttggaaaagcAGCTTTGGTTCTTCTGAAAAGTGCTGGATAAAAATTGATCCTCTGGAGAAAGATTCTCTTAAATTTGTCcaaagcaaaaatatttttgaaattgaaaacatttttcaG GAATTTTATGCAAATGGATATCCTTTAAAAGATCATCAGGATGTGAGAATTAATCTTGAAACTCCAGTTTTTCATGAAGATTTTCTAACAAGCAAAGACAGCCCAATACATTGTCAAAATGATGAAATAGTACATATATCAGTGTTGCTTTTGCATATGTATAAATCACAGAAAATCTTGCAGAAAGAACAAAA GATCCGATCAGCTCTGGAAAAAGAAATAGAGAAGGTAAAATCAGAGAAATCTCTATGGAAATGGAAATATGAAGAGCTACAAAGGGGCAAGCAGGGAAAGCAG
- the ccdc102b gene encoding coiled-coil domain-containing protein 102B isoform X1: MEKRDHENTYSNSNPNLIPLRVSPPLPYQPCMYIYDNIDWEVCEELRLRECEEVKAKAAQMENKMHWWSDCTGNWRKKWSTIRAEKNKAYEEGRQLKLQLEESMKELNSLKKINEALLAERAEIETQNIWKSSFGSSEKCWIKIDPLEKDSLKFVQSKNIFEIENIFQEFYANGYPLKDHQDVRINLETPVFHEDFLTSKDSPIHCQNDEIVHISVLLLHMYKSQKILQKEQKIRSALEKEIEKVKSEKSLWKWKYEELQRGKQGKQVYYKNQLSWLGKENIHGRNTCFVYKITQKLI; this comes from the exons ATGGAAAAAAGAGATCATGAAAATACATATAGCAACAGCAATCCAAATTTAATACCTCTGAGAGTCTCTCCACCTTTGCCCTATCAGccatgtatgtatatttatgacAACATTGATTGGGAAGTTTGTGAGGAGCTAAGACTTCGGGAGTGTGAAGAAGTCAAAGCCAAGGCAGCCCAAATGGAGAACAAAATGCATTGGTGGTCAGACTGCACTGGGAACTGGAGGAAGAAATGGAGCACAATAAGAGCAGAAAAAAATAAAGCTTATGAGGAGGGAAGGCAACTGAAGCTTCAGTTGGAAGAGTCAATGAAAGAGCTGAATTCtctgaaaaaaataaatgaagcTTTGCTTGCCGAAAGGGCAGAAATTGAAActcaaaacatttggaaaagcAGCTTTGGTTCTTCTGAAAAGTGCTGGATAAAAATTGATCCTCTGGAGAAAGATTCTCTTAAATTTGTCcaaagcaaaaatatttttgaaattgaaaacatttttcaG GAATTTTATGCAAATGGATATCCTTTAAAAGATCATCAGGATGTGAGAATTAATCTTGAAACTCCAGTTTTTCATGAAGATTTTCTAACAAGCAAAGACAGCCCAATACATTGTCAAAATGATGAAATAGTACATATATCAGTGTTGCTTTTGCATATGTATAAATCACAGAAAATCTTGCAGAAAGAACAAAA GATCCGATCAGCTCTGGAAAAAGAAATAGAGAAGGTAAAATCAGAGAAATCTCTATGGAAATGGAAATATGAAGAGCTACAAAGGGGCAAGCAGGGAAAGCAGGTATATTACAAAAACCAGTTGTCATGGTTGGGTAAGGAAAATATTCATGGACGTAACACCTGTTTTGTgtataaaataacacaaaaattGATTTAG